The Streptomyces phaeolivaceus genome has a window encoding:
- a CDS encoding TetR/AcrR family transcriptional regulator, producing MRMIAERGPEKLTMAALGRAVGMSSGHLLYYFHSKHELLLRTLEWSEDRLGAERARLLTRTGTARERLEAYVDLYVPDGHRDPHWTLWLEVWNRSQNAADDARDRQAAIEGARHRDLVALLAEGVSKEEFRAVDPDRFAARLRALLDGFSIHVAIGLRGTDRDQILSHVREFLDESLGRQRRS from the coding sequence ATGCGCATGATCGCCGAACGGGGCCCGGAGAAGCTGACCATGGCGGCGCTCGGCCGTGCGGTCGGCATGAGCAGCGGCCATCTCCTCTACTACTTCCACTCCAAGCACGAACTGCTGCTGCGGACCCTGGAGTGGAGCGAGGACCGGCTCGGCGCGGAACGCGCCCGGCTGCTCACCCGGACGGGCACCGCCCGCGAACGGCTGGAAGCGTATGTGGACCTGTACGTCCCGGACGGCCACCGCGACCCGCACTGGACGCTCTGGCTGGAGGTCTGGAACCGCTCGCAGAACGCCGCCGACGACGCCCGCGACCGGCAGGCCGCCATCGAGGGAGCCCGGCACCGCGACCTGGTGGCGCTGCTCGCGGAGGGGGTGTCGAAGGAGGAGTTCCGCGCGGTGGACCCGGACCGGTTCGCCGCCCGGCTGCGGGCCCTGCTCGACGGCTTCTCCATCCATGTGGCCATCGGCCTGCGCGGGACGGACCGTGACCAGATCCTGTCCCACGTACGGGAGTTCCTCGACGAGTCACTGGGCCGACAGCGCCGGTCGTGA
- the cimA gene encoding citramalate synthase: protein MTETSEPDDSFHVFDTTLRDGAQREGINLTVADKLAIARHLDDFGVGFIEGGWPGANPRDTEFFARARSEIDFKHAQLVAFGATRRANGKASEDPQVKALLDSGASVITLVAKSHDRHVELALRTTLDENLEMVRDTVSYLRSQDRRVFVDCEHFFDGYRADPAYAKAVVRAAAEAGADVVILCDTNGGMLPAQVQAVVATVLADTGARLGIHAQDDTGCAVANTLAAVDAGATHVQCTANGYGERVGNSNLFPVVAALELKYGKKVLPEGALREMTRISHAIAEVVNLTPSTHQPYVGVSAFAHKAGLHASAIKVDPDLYQHIDPEQVGNTMRMLVSDMAGRASIELKGKELGVDLGGDRELVGRVVERVKERELKGYTYEAADASFEILLRDEVAGKPQRYFRTESWRAIVEDRPDGSHANEATVKLWAKSERLVATAEGNGPVNALDRALRVALEKIYPQLAKLELVDYKVRILEGKHGTNSTTRVLISTTDGTGEWSTVGVADNVIAASWQALEDAYTYGLLRAGVEPE from the coding sequence ATGACGGAAACCAGCGAGCCGGACGACTCGTTCCACGTCTTCGACACCACCCTGCGCGACGGCGCCCAGCGTGAGGGCATCAACCTCACGGTCGCGGACAAGCTGGCCATCGCACGGCACCTGGACGACTTCGGCGTCGGCTTCATCGAGGGCGGCTGGCCGGGCGCGAACCCGCGCGACACCGAGTTCTTCGCCCGCGCGCGGAGCGAGATCGACTTCAAACACGCCCAGCTGGTCGCGTTCGGCGCCACCCGCCGCGCGAACGGCAAGGCGAGCGAGGACCCCCAGGTCAAGGCCCTGCTCGACTCCGGCGCCTCGGTGATCACCCTGGTCGCCAAGTCCCATGACCGCCATGTGGAGCTGGCCCTGCGCACCACCCTGGACGAGAACCTGGAGATGGTCCGCGACACCGTCTCCTACCTCCGCTCCCAGGACCGCCGGGTCTTCGTCGACTGCGAGCACTTCTTCGACGGCTACCGCGCCGACCCCGCGTACGCCAAGGCCGTCGTACGGGCCGCCGCCGAGGCCGGCGCCGATGTCGTCATCCTCTGCGACACCAACGGCGGCATGCTCCCCGCCCAGGTCCAGGCCGTCGTGGCCACCGTGCTGGCCGACACGGGCGCCCGCCTCGGCATCCACGCCCAGGACGACACCGGCTGCGCGGTCGCCAACACCCTGGCCGCCGTCGACGCGGGCGCGACCCACGTCCAGTGCACCGCCAACGGCTACGGCGAGCGCGTCGGCAACTCCAACCTCTTCCCGGTCGTCGCCGCCCTGGAGCTGAAGTACGGCAAGAAGGTCCTCCCCGAGGGCGCGCTGCGCGAGATGACCCGTATCTCGCACGCGATCGCCGAGGTCGTCAACCTCACCCCCTCCACCCACCAGCCGTACGTCGGTGTCTCCGCCTTCGCGCACAAGGCGGGTCTGCACGCCTCCGCGATCAAGGTCGACCCGGATCTGTACCAGCACATCGATCCCGAGCAGGTCGGCAACACCATGCGGATGCTGGTCTCCGACATGGCGGGCCGCGCCTCCATCGAGCTGAAGGGCAAGGAGCTGGGCGTCGACCTCGGCGGCGACCGCGAGCTGGTCGGCCGGGTCGTCGAGCGGGTCAAGGAGCGCGAGCTGAAGGGCTACACGTACGAGGCCGCCGACGCCAGCTTCGAGATCCTGCTGCGCGACGAGGTCGCGGGCAAGCCGCAGCGGTACTTCCGTACGGAGTCCTGGCGGGCCATCGTCGAGGACCGCCCCGACGGCAGCCACGCCAACGAGGCCACGGTCAAGCTGTGGGCCAAGAGCGAACGCCTCGTCGCCACGGCGGAGGGCAACGGCCCGGTCAACGCGCTCGACCGCGCCCTGCGGGTCGCCCTGGAGAAGATCTACCCCCAGCTCGCCAAGCTGGAGCTGGTCGACTACAAGGTCCGCATCCTGGAGGGCAAGCACGGCACCAACTCCACGACCCGTGTGCTGATCTCCACGACGGACGGCACGGGCGAGTGGTCCACGGTGGGCGTCGCCGACAACGTGATCGCCGCGTCGTGGCAGGCACTGGAGGACGCGTACACGTACGGGCTGCTGCGGGCGGGCGTGGAACCGGAGTAG
- a CDS encoding serine protease: MKRLITALKRCAVVGAAALAIASLQPVSAAEAAPAPVVGGTRAAQGEFPFMVRLSMGCGGALYTQQIVLTAAHCVGATGNNTSITATAGVVDLQNTSGRVQVRSTKVYRAPGYNGDGKDWALIKLASPINLPTLKIATTTAYNTGTFTVAGWGAATEGGAQQRYLLKATVPFVSDATCRSYSGYSGLIASEEICAGLTAGGVDTCQGDSGGPMFRRDNAGEWVQVGIVSWGIGCARPNAPGVYTEVSTFASQIAAGAATL, from the coding sequence TTGAAGCGACTCATCACCGCTCTGAAGAGATGCGCGGTTGTCGGTGCCGCCGCGCTCGCGATCGCCAGTCTGCAGCCCGTGTCGGCGGCCGAGGCCGCGCCGGCGCCGGTGGTCGGCGGAACGCGGGCCGCGCAGGGCGAGTTCCCGTTCATGGTCCGGTTGTCGATGGGCTGTGGCGGCGCGCTGTACACACAGCAGATCGTGCTCACGGCCGCGCACTGTGTCGGCGCGACCGGCAACAACACCAGCATCACGGCCACCGCCGGTGTCGTGGACCTGCAGAACACCAGCGGCCGGGTCCAGGTCCGCTCGACCAAGGTGTACCGGGCCCCCGGCTACAACGGCGACGGCAAGGACTGGGCGCTCATCAAGCTCGCCTCCCCCATCAACCTCCCGACGCTGAAGATCGCCACGACCACCGCGTACAACACCGGCACCTTCACGGTCGCCGGCTGGGGCGCGGCCACCGAGGGCGGCGCCCAGCAGCGGTATCTGCTCAAGGCGACCGTGCCGTTCGTGAGCGACGCGACCTGTCGTTCGTACAGCGGCTACAGCGGTCTCATCGCGAGCGAGGAGATCTGCGCCGGGCTCACGGCCGGTGGCGTCGACACCTGCCAGGGTGACTCCGGCGGTCCGATGTTCCGCCGGGACAACGCGGGCGAGTGGGTCCAGGTCGGCATCGTCAGCTGGGGCATAGGCTGCGCCCGGCCCAACGCGCCCGGTGTCTACACCGAGGTGTCCACCTTCGCGTCCCAGATCGCGGCGGGTGCGGCCACTCTCTGA
- a CDS encoding YdeI/OmpD-associated family protein translates to MTIPEGSEPHAFPDAAHLDALLAAHPAPPSGGLWVKVAKKGGGVRSVTAGEVNDVALCHGWITGTRRRLDESYFPQRITPRRPGGEWSRVNVRRVAELSAAGRMRPGGLAEVAAAQADGRWAAAYESQKEAAVPEELRAALERNPRAKAAFDGLGRTERYLAMLGVPRARTPRSLSAQVAATVRRLEEDRADR, encoded by the coding sequence ATGACCATCCCCGAGGGCTCCGAACCGCACGCGTTCCCCGACGCCGCCCACCTCGACGCCTTGTTGGCCGCCCACCCCGCACCGCCCTCCGGTGGTCTCTGGGTGAAGGTCGCCAAGAAGGGCGGCGGGGTGCGTTCGGTCACCGCGGGCGAGGTCAACGACGTCGCCCTCTGCCATGGCTGGATCACCGGCACGCGACGGCGCCTGGACGAGTCGTACTTCCCGCAGCGGATCACTCCGCGCCGGCCCGGCGGTGAGTGGTCGAGGGTGAACGTACGGCGCGTGGCGGAGCTGAGCGCCGCCGGACGCATGCGGCCCGGTGGTCTCGCGGAGGTGGCCGCGGCGCAGGCGGACGGGCGGTGGGCGGCGGCGTACGAGTCGCAGAAGGAGGCCGCCGTCCCCGAGGAACTCCGGGCCGCACTGGAGCGCAACCCCCGCGCGAAGGCCGCCTTCGACGGGCTCGGCAGGACGGAGCGCTACCTCGCCATGCTCGGGGTGCCGCGGGCGCGCACCCCACGAAGTCTGTCCGCCCAGGTGGCGGCGACGGTCAGGAGGCTGGAGGAGGACCGGGCGGACCGCTGA
- a CDS encoding YceI family protein, whose product MGIFGRSTTTTDTATAAAVNPELAALTGDYTIDASHTTIGFTARHAMVTNVKGGFLDFTGSLHLDGSDPSRSTASLDVTMESIDTGNADRDGHLKSADFFKTEEFPTMTFRSTEVEALGGDDYRITGDLSILGTTKPLTIDLEFNGAAKDPFGNERVGFEGKAEILRSEWGLTWNAALETGGVLVSDKIKLSFDISAIRNA is encoded by the coding sequence ATGGGCATCTTCGGCCGCAGCACCACGACCACCGACACCGCCACCGCCGCCGCGGTGAACCCCGAGCTGGCGGCGCTGACCGGTGACTACACGATCGACGCGTCCCACACCACGATCGGCTTCACGGCCCGCCACGCCATGGTCACCAACGTCAAGGGCGGCTTCCTCGACTTCACCGGCAGCCTGCACCTGGACGGCTCGGACCCGTCCCGGTCCACCGCCTCCCTCGACGTCACGATGGAGAGCATCGACACCGGCAACGCCGACCGCGACGGTCACCTGAAGAGCGCGGACTTCTTCAAGACGGAGGAGTTCCCGACGATGACCTTCCGCTCGACCGAGGTGGAGGCCCTCGGCGGTGACGACTACCGCATCACCGGTGACCTCTCCATCCTCGGCACGACGAAGCCGCTCACCATCGACCTGGAGTTCAACGGCGCCGCCAAGGACCCCTTCGGCAACGAGCGCGTCGGCTTCGAGGGCAAGGCGGAGATCCTGCGCTCCGAGTGGGGCCTCACCTGGAACGCGGCCCTGGAGACCGGCGGCGTCCTGGTGTCCGACAAGATCAAGCTGAGCTTCGACATCTCGGCGATCCGCAACGCGTGA
- a CDS encoding polysaccharide lyase 8 family protein — protein MGMTPTRRTVLLLAATLAASPPPGPTAHAPDGPAGEPSHGPADGPSDDEYDTLRRRWTALALGTGYDPATEPYATRLRETGDLAHAFRAAMAPTTRSLWPGHPFDPPAGITKSYSRLWTMAQAYAQPGTGATGDPALLADVVRGLDHLTATVYNPSTTRYGNWWEWQIGSPRLLLDIVTALHDELTPARRAEACAAVDHFIPDAMLRDYTGTSTGANRVDLCRSVALRGILGRAPDKIALARDALSPVFPYATRGDGLYADGSFVQHTWVAYSGTYGQVLLDGLGRLFALLAGSTWEVTDPNRRIVLDSVERAYAPLILDGLVMDSVNGRAISRGYLKGDDRHILRGDHFHGHGIIAAIALLALGADAAERERWHGRIKGWIARDTVTPILTARQFGVADLARLHAVAASPVAAAPEPVGHRLFPAMDRAVHRRPDFTVNIAMASDRIAHYECGNGENPRGWHTGAGATLWWAEGHGGRADQYTDWFWPTVDWYRLPGTTVSTKRLADREGGEWGAPKPAVRWVGGTTDGEYAAIGQHLQGLGSTLRAHKSWFCVADAVICLGAGISCADGVPVETVVDNRNLGESGGTAAPRPLVRGRGWAHLEGHGGWVLPGGRSADGALSTHRTHHTLRTLREDRTGAWSDINTAGTTERRTRRWQTLWLDHGTDPVNADYAYLLMPGASRHAVEARATDRRWLSILANDSARQAVHVPSLGLIGANFWQPGTVGPLTASAGASVLVRRRGRTATLHVSEPPRTGEPMEIIWNGPFRTVIRADDPVEVLESAPGRLRLRVTPGTACATHTCELTLP, from the coding sequence ATGGGCATGACCCCCACACGCCGCACCGTCCTGCTCCTCGCCGCCACCCTGGCGGCCTCGCCCCCGCCCGGCCCCACCGCGCACGCCCCCGACGGGCCTGCGGGCGAGCCCTCCCACGGGCCGGCCGACGGGCCCTCCGACGACGAGTACGACACCCTCCGCCGCCGCTGGACGGCCCTCGCGCTCGGCACCGGCTACGACCCCGCCACCGAGCCCTACGCCACCCGGCTGCGCGAGACCGGCGACCTCGCCCACGCGTTCCGCGCGGCCATGGCGCCCACCACCCGCTCCCTCTGGCCGGGCCACCCCTTCGACCCGCCCGCCGGGATCACCAAGAGCTACAGCCGCCTGTGGACGATGGCCCAGGCGTACGCACAGCCGGGCACCGGCGCCACCGGCGACCCCGCCCTCCTCGCGGACGTGGTGCGCGGCCTCGACCACCTCACCGCGACCGTCTACAACCCCTCCACCACCCGCTACGGCAACTGGTGGGAGTGGCAGATCGGCAGCCCCCGCCTCCTGCTGGACATCGTCACCGCCCTGCACGACGAACTGACGCCCGCGCGCCGCGCCGAGGCCTGCGCGGCGGTCGACCACTTCATCCCCGACGCCATGCTCCGCGACTACACCGGCACCTCAACCGGCGCCAACCGCGTCGACCTCTGCCGCTCCGTCGCCCTGCGCGGCATCCTCGGCCGCGCCCCCGACAAGATCGCCCTGGCCCGGGACGCCCTCTCACCCGTCTTCCCGTACGCCACCCGGGGCGACGGCCTGTACGCCGACGGCTCCTTCGTGCAGCACACCTGGGTCGCCTACTCGGGGACGTACGGGCAGGTCCTGCTCGACGGCCTCGGGCGGCTCTTCGCGCTGCTGGCCGGGTCGACCTGGGAGGTGACCGACCCGAACCGGCGGATCGTCCTGGACTCCGTGGAACGGGCGTACGCGCCGCTCATCCTCGACGGGCTGGTGATGGACAGCGTCAACGGCCGCGCCATCAGCCGGGGTTACCTCAAGGGCGACGACCGGCACATCCTGCGCGGCGACCACTTCCACGGTCACGGGATCATCGCCGCGATCGCCCTGCTCGCGCTCGGCGCGGACGCCGCCGAGCGCGAGCGGTGGCACGGGCGGATCAAGGGCTGGATCGCACGCGACACCGTGACACCGATCCTCACGGCACGACAGTTCGGCGTCGCCGACCTCGCCCGGCTGCACGCCGTCGCCGCGTCCCCGGTCGCCGCCGCGCCCGAACCCGTCGGCCACCGGCTCTTCCCGGCCATGGACCGGGCCGTCCACCGCCGCCCGGACTTCACCGTCAACATCGCCATGGCCTCCGACCGCATCGCCCACTACGAGTGCGGCAACGGCGAGAACCCGCGCGGCTGGCACACGGGCGCGGGCGCCACCCTCTGGTGGGCCGAGGGGCACGGCGGCCGGGCCGATCAGTACACCGACTGGTTCTGGCCCACCGTCGACTGGTACCGCCTCCCCGGCACCACCGTCTCCACCAAACGGCTCGCGGACCGGGAGGGCGGCGAATGGGGTGCGCCGAAGCCCGCCGTCCGCTGGGTCGGCGGCACCACCGACGGCGAGTACGCGGCGATCGGCCAGCACCTCCAAGGGCTCGGCTCCACGCTCCGGGCCCACAAGTCCTGGTTCTGCGTCGCCGACGCCGTCATCTGCCTCGGGGCGGGCATCAGCTGCGCGGACGGCGTCCCGGTGGAGACGGTCGTCGACAACCGGAACCTGGGCGAGAGCGGCGGTACGGCGGCTCCCCGGCCCCTCGTACGCGGCCGGGGCTGGGCGCATCTGGAGGGCCACGGCGGCTGGGTCCTCCCGGGCGGCAGGTCCGCGGACGGCGCCCTGAGCACCCACCGCACCCACCACACCCTCCGCACCCTCCGCGAGGACCGCACCGGCGCCTGGTCCGACATCAACACCGCCGGCACGACCGAGCGCCGCACCCGGCGCTGGCAGACCCTCTGGCTGGATCACGGCACCGATCCGGTGAACGCCGACTACGCCTATCTGCTCATGCCCGGCGCCTCGCGCCACGCCGTGGAGGCCCGTGCCACCGACCGGCGCTGGTTGTCGATCCTCGCCAACGACAGCGCCCGCCAGGCAGTCCACGTCCCCTCGCTAGGGCTGATCGGCGCGAACTTCTGGCAGCCCGGTACGGTGGGCCCGCTGACGGCCTCCGCCGGGGCGAGCGTGCTGGTCCGCCGCCGGGGGAGGACCGCTACCCTCCACGTGAGCGAACCACCGCGCACGGGCGAGCCGATGGAGATCATTTGGAATGGCCCGTTCCGCACGGTGATCCGGGCGGACGACCCGGTCGAGGTGCTGGAGTCGGCCCCCGGCCGCCTGCGCCTCCGCGTCACCCCCGGCACGGCCTGCGCCACGCACACCTGTGAGCTGACTCTCCCCTGA
- a CDS encoding acyl-CoA carboxylase subunit beta has protein sequence MTVLDEAPGEPTDARGRVAELHEIRAQALAGPSEKATEAQHAKGKLTSRERIELLLDPGSFNEVEQLRRHRASGFGLEAKKPYTDGVITGWGTVEGRTVFVYAHDFRIFGGALGEAHATKIHKIMDMAIAAGAPLVSLNDGAGARIQEGVSALAGYGGIFQRNTRASGVIPQISVMLGPCAGGAAYSPALTDFVFMVRETSQMFITGPDVVKAVTGEEITQNGLGGADVHAETSGVAHFAYDDEETCIAEVRYLLSMLPQNNRENPPRVEPSDEADRRGDVLLDLVPADGNRPYDMTKVIEEIVDDGDYLEVHERWARNIICALGRLDGQVVGIVANQPQSLAGVLDIEASEKAARFVQMCDAFNIPIITLLDVPGFLPGVDQEHGGIIRHGAKLLYAYCNATVPRISLILRKAYGGAYIVMDSQSIGADLTYAWPTNEIAVMGAEGAANVIFRRQIAEAEDPEAMRVRMVKEYKAELMHPYYAAERGLVDDVIDPADTRAVLIRSLAMLHTKHADLPSRKHGNPPQ, from the coding sequence ATGACCGTTTTGGATGAGGCACCGGGTGAGCCGACGGACGCGCGCGGGCGGGTGGCCGAACTGCACGAGATTCGTGCCCAGGCGTTGGCCGGCCCCAGCGAGAAGGCGACCGAGGCGCAGCATGCCAAGGGCAAGCTGACCTCCCGGGAGCGCATCGAGCTGCTGCTGGACCCGGGCTCCTTCAACGAGGTCGAGCAGCTGCGCCGGCACCGGGCCTCCGGATTCGGTCTGGAGGCCAAGAAGCCGTACACCGACGGTGTCATCACCGGCTGGGGCACGGTGGAGGGCCGTACGGTCTTCGTCTACGCCCATGACTTCCGGATCTTCGGCGGCGCGCTGGGCGAGGCCCACGCCACCAAGATCCACAAGATCATGGACATGGCCATCGCGGCCGGGGCCCCGCTGGTCTCGCTCAACGACGGCGCGGGCGCCCGTATCCAGGAGGGCGTCTCCGCACTCGCCGGGTACGGCGGCATCTTCCAGCGCAACACCAGGGCGTCGGGTGTCATCCCGCAGATCTCGGTCATGCTCGGCCCCTGCGCGGGCGGCGCGGCCTACAGCCCCGCCCTCACCGACTTCGTCTTCATGGTCCGCGAGACCTCGCAGATGTTCATCACCGGCCCGGACGTCGTCAAGGCGGTCACCGGCGAGGAGATCACCCAGAACGGCCTCGGCGGCGCGGACGTGCACGCCGAGACCTCCGGCGTCGCGCACTTCGCGTACGACGACGAGGAGACCTGCATCGCCGAGGTGCGCTACCTCCTGTCGATGCTCCCGCAGAACAACCGCGAGAACCCGCCCCGCGTGGAGCCCTCCGACGAGGCGGACCGCCGCGGCGACGTCCTCCTCGACCTGGTCCCCGCCGACGGCAACCGGCCGTACGACATGACCAAGGTCATCGAGGAGATCGTCGACGACGGCGACTACCTGGAGGTCCACGAGCGCTGGGCCCGCAACATCATCTGCGCCCTCGGCCGGCTCGACGGCCAGGTCGTCGGCATCGTCGCCAACCAGCCGCAGTCCCTCGCGGGTGTCCTGGATATCGAGGCATCCGAAAAAGCTGCACGCTTTGTCCAGATGTGTGATGCTTTTAACATCCCGATCATCACGCTGCTGGATGTCCCCGGGTTCCTTCCGGGCGTCGATCAGGAGCACGGCGGAATCATCCGCCACGGCGCGAAGCTGCTCTACGCCTACTGCAACGCGACCGTCCCCCGGATCTCCCTGATCCTGCGCAAGGCGTACGGAGGTGCCTACATCGTCATGGACAGCCAGTCCATCGGCGCCGACCTCACCTATGCGTGGCCGACCAACGAGATCGCCGTGATGGGCGCCGAGGGCGCCGCCAACGTCATCTTCCGTCGGCAGATCGCCGAGGCCGAGGACCCCGAGGCGATGCGGGTCCGGATGGTCAAGGAGTACAAGGCCGAGCTGATGCACCCGTACTACGCGGCCGAGCGCGGTCTCGTGGACGACGTGATCGACCCCGCGGACACCCGCGCGGTCCTCATCCGCTCCCTGGCCATGCTCCACACCAAGCACGCGGACCTGCCGTCCCGCAAGCACGGCAACCCGCCGCAGTAA
- a CDS encoding acyl-CoA carboxylase subunit epsilon, with amino-acid sequence MKLPDIRVEKGHAEPEEVAAITALLLARAAAQPVETPAARPRAGWRRLEREPGFRAPHSWR; translated from the coding sequence ATGAAGCTGCCTGATATTCGCGTCGAGAAGGGTCACGCCGAGCCCGAGGAAGTGGCCGCGATCACCGCGCTGCTCCTCGCCCGCGCCGCCGCCCAGCCCGTCGAGACCCCGGCCGCTCGCCCCCGCGCGGGTTGGCGCCGACTGGAGCGCGAGCCGGGGTTCAGGGCGCCGCACAGCTGGCGCTGA
- a CDS encoding GTP-binding protein, producing the protein MDFASSSGGPSRSTTSAKIVVAGGFGVGKTTFVGAVSEINPLRTEAVMTSASAGIDDLTHTGDKTTTTVAMDFGRITLDQDLILYLFGTPGQDRFWFMWDDLVRGAIGAIVLVDTRRLADCFPAVDYFENSGLPFVIALNGFDGQQPYNPDEVREALQIGPDTPIITTDARHRSDAKSALITLVEHALMARLR; encoded by the coding sequence GTGGACTTCGCAAGCTCTAGCGGAGGGCCTTCCCGCTCCACCACGTCCGCGAAGATCGTGGTGGCGGGCGGCTTCGGCGTGGGCAAGACCACGTTCGTCGGGGCCGTCTCGGAGATCAACCCGCTGCGTACCGAGGCCGTGATGACGTCCGCGTCCGCGGGCATCGACGACCTCACCCACACCGGGGACAAGACGACCACCACGGTCGCCATGGACTTCGGCCGCATCACCCTCGACCAGGACCTCATCCTGTACCTGTTCGGCACCCCCGGTCAGGACCGGTTCTGGTTCATGTGGGACGACCTGGTCCGCGGCGCGATCGGCGCGATCGTCCTCGTCGACACCCGCCGACTCGCCGACTGCTTCCCCGCCGTCGACTACTTCGAGAACAGCGGACTGCCGTTCGTGATCGCGTTGAACGGCTTCGACGGGCAACAGCCGTACAACCCGGACGAGGTCCGGGAGGCGCTCCAGATCGGGCCCGACACCCCGATCATCACGACCGACGCGCGGCATCGGTCCGACGCGAAGAGCGCGCTGATCACCTTGGTCGAGCACGCGCTGATGGCTCGGCTGCGGTAG
- a CDS encoding DUF742 domain-containing protein: MATPPGGSSSGNWSYPGQGPGQGDQNRYNFPSAPSRQQPYAPQGPGPSPYDQPPAPRIQPVQPQRRTPEPSPAGAATNPLVRPYAMTGGRTRPRYQLAIEALVHTTAQPHQMQGQLPEHQRICNLCREIKSVAEISALLTIPLGVARILVADLAEAGLVAIHQPGGDESAGGQPAVTLLERVLSGLRKL, encoded by the coding sequence GTGGCAACACCCCCAGGCGGTTCATCGTCGGGCAACTGGTCCTACCCCGGCCAGGGGCCGGGCCAGGGTGACCAGAACCGGTACAACTTCCCCTCCGCACCGAGCCGCCAGCAGCCGTACGCACCTCAGGGCCCCGGCCCCTCGCCGTACGACCAGCCGCCGGCGCCGCGCATCCAGCCCGTGCAGCCGCAACGCCGCACCCCCGAGCCGTCGCCCGCAGGGGCGGCGACCAACCCCCTGGTGCGCCCGTACGCCATGACGGGCGGTCGCACCAGGCCGCGTTACCAGCTCGCCATCGAGGCGCTGGTGCACACCACCGCGCAGCCGCACCAGATGCAGGGCCAGTTGCCCGAGCATCAGCGGATCTGCAACCTCTGCCGGGAGATCAAGTCGGTGGCCGAAATCTCGGCCCTCCTGACGATTCCTCTCGGCGTGGCCAGGATCCTCGTCGCCGACTTGGCGGAGGCGGGCCTGGTCGCCATTCATCAGCCCGGCGGCGACGAGAGCGCCGGCGGCCAGCCAGCTGTGACTTTGCTCGAAAGGGTGCTCAGTGGACTTCGCAAGCTCTAG
- a CDS encoding roadblock/LC7 domain-containing protein, which yields MSQAAQNLNWLITNFVDNTPGVSHTVVVSADGLLLAMSEGFPRDRADQLAAVASGLTSLTAGASRIFEGGSVNQTVVEMERGFLFIMSVSDGSSLAVLAHPEADIGLIGYEMALLVDRAGTVLTPDLRAELQGSLLN from the coding sequence ATGAGCCAGGCGGCACAGAACCTGAACTGGTTGATCACCAATTTCGTGGACAACACCCCCGGGGTGTCGCACACGGTGGTGGTCTCCGCCGACGGACTCCTTCTGGCGATGTCCGAAGGGTTTCCCCGCGACCGTGCCGACCAGCTGGCGGCCGTCGCGTCGGGTCTGACCTCTCTGACCGCGGGTGCCTCCCGCATTTTCGAAGGTGGCAGCGTCAATCAGACGGTTGTGGAGATGGAGCGGGGATTCCTCTTCATCATGTCCGTTTCCGATGGTTCCTCGCTCGCCGTTCTCGCACATCCGGAAGCCGACATCGGTCTCATCGGGTACGAGATGGCACTTCTGGTGGACCGTGCCGGTACGGTCCTGACGCCCGATCTTCGTGCGGAGCTCCAGGGCAGCCTGCTCAACTAA